A region of the Litchfieldia alkalitelluris genome:
CCAACTCTAATAGCCCCTGCAGCAGATTCTGACGAAACGATATGAACAGGTACAACTATGTAATTATCTTTGTCAAGAGTATTGGATTTCTGTTCCTTAATCTGTTTGTTGATTTCTATAGTTATTAAGTTTAGATCTTGTTGGTTAATAAAATACCCACTGCCCCTAAGTGGATCCATGTTTTCATGGTTAAAAGATTCAAACTCTCCTGCATGATTAATCTCATATGTCTCCCAACCATTGTCCTCTGCTAAATCTGAAACGGTGAGATAGCTATCTGTTTCAATTTTATTTACAAAAATGACATTAGGTTCTATAAAGAAATAAATAAAGTGATCATTTACTTTTGTTTTAATAAAAAATACCTCCTCTTTATCTGATTGTTCTTATTTTAGTAGGGTATACCTTATTTTAACAAAAAATGGAACATACTTATAATTGTATATAGTAATTATAAATTTAAGAGTTCTCCTTGATATTCATAGTAAAAATAAAATCTTATTGCTAAAGTGAAAATAGATAAAGTTTCTAACAAGAGAGGAGAAATAATCATGAAACTAGATAAAGTCCGTTGGGGTATGATTGGCTGTGGAGATGTAACAGAAGTGAAAAGAGGGCCAGCATTCCAAAAGGTTAAAAATTCAGAGTTAGTTGCCGTGATGCGGAGAACGGGTGAACTAGCTAGAGACTATGCGGAACGACATAATGTTCCGAAGTGGTATGATGATGCTGACGCACTAATTAACGACCCTGATGTAGATGCTGTTTATATTGCAACACCTCCTGGTTCACATAAAGAATATACAATTAAAGTTGCAAAGGCAGGAAAGCCTGTTTATGTTGAAAAGCCAATGGCACTTAATTGGGCAGAATGCAATGAAATGATTGCAGCCTGTAAAGCTGCTCATGTTCCTTTATATGAGGCATACTATCGAAGGGCACAGCCGAGATTTGTTAAGATTAAAGAGCTGTTGGAAAGTAAAGTGATCGGAGATATCCGTTTCGTATCAACAACACAATATCAAAAAGCTACTGAAGAATTTAAAAACTTGAAAAATCTCCCATGGAGGGTTCAACCTGAATTGTCCGGAGGGGGACTGTTTTTTGATTTAGCCAGTCATACATTAGATATATTAGATTATTTACTTGGACCGATCAAAGAGACAAAAGGATTTGCTTCAAATCAAGCGGGTTATTATCATGCAGAGGATATTGTTACAGGTATCTATCAGTTCGAATCTGGAATCCATGGATTTGGGAATTGGTGTTTTTCTGCTTTTGAGGATAGAGATGTGAATCAAATTGTCGGTAGTAAGGGGAGTATTACCTTTTCCACCTTTGGAGATGACCCTATTGTTTTAACAACTGCTAATGGAAAAGAGCAATGGAATTTTGTACGGCCGCATCATGTCCATCAGCCTCTTGTAGAAACGATTGTTTCTGATTTAACAGGAGATAGTAATAACTCGTGCCCAAGTACTGGAGTCACTGGTGCGAGGACGAACCGAATCATGGAAGAATTGGTTAAAGGGTGACAGAGCATCTGATCCTTTTCATATGGGCTGAATAACCTGCCGCAAAAAGTTGTTCTGGATCGTAGCGTTTGACAGTTCCTTAGCGCGTGGACCTCCTGGCATTGCTAGGTCAATGTCAATAACACCATCTGAAGATTTGACATGACCTTCTCTCCCGCCAAAAGCAGTAGCAGATGAAGTAAATAAATTATTAGACATACAAAGACTCTCCTGTATTGATATGTTTCTACCTACTTTTTAATTACCCGTTCATCTGTTTTTTACACTTAAAAAAAAGAATTTGTGTTTCCTGTCTAATTTTCTACATGACGGGTCCTTTCAAATTATCAATATTGTTACAACATTTTATATATAAAATAGGCAATACTATAAAAATCATTATTTTAAGGAGATGGATGTGATGGACTTACAAAGTGGTAAGTTTTATTGGCCAACAACCTTTCCTAACAAGCCTACATATCCTATGTTAGAGGAAGATATAAAATGCGATGTATTAATAATTGGTGGTGGAAGTTCGGGTGCTCAATGTGCTCATTATTTAAGTGAAGCAGATTTAGATGTGGTAGTAGTAGATAAACGTCAGATTGGAGAAGGTAGTACAAGTACCAATACAGCACTTCTTCAGTATTTGGGAGATAAGATGTTATTCGAATTAGTAAATTCCTTTGGTGAGGACAAAGCAATCTTACATACAAAACTATGTGAAGAGGCAATAAATGATATTGAAAAGCAATCGATGTCCATGGAGATTGACTCGGAATTTACCCGTAGAGATTCGCTTTATTTTGCTAGTGACAAACATGGGGTAGAGAAGCTGAAAAAAGAGCATCACTATCTGGAGAAACATGGCTTTAAGGTGGATTTACTATCTGAGATTCAAATTAGTGAACGTTATCCTTTTCGTAAGGAATTAGCTCTTTATACGTATGATGATGGTGAGCTTAATCCTTTTAAATACAATCATGGCCTTTTAAAAGAAGCACATAAAAAAGGTGTTTCTATTTATGAGCAAACAAATATTACGGGCAAGAAATTAGAGAAGGATAAAGCAACATTTTACACTGAAAATGGCCATTCTATTGAAGCTGGTCAGGTGATTATTGCTGCCGGTTATGAGGGATTAGAATTTAAAAAGGAAAAAAACGCACTTATTACTAGTGCTTATTCAGTGGTAACTAATCCGGTCACGGAGTTCACAGATTGGTATAAACAAACTTTAATATGGGAAACAGCACGACCTTATATGTATATGAGGACAACGAAAGACAATCGGATTATCATTGGTGGATTAGATGATAATACGACGTATCCGGAGGACCGTGATTCTAAGATTATCCATAAAAAAGACAAGCTTATCGAAGAATTTAACAAATTCTTTCCAAACATTCAGGTTCATCCTGAATACTATTTAGGAGCTTTTTATGGAGGTACTCATGATGGATTACCCCTTATTGGAAAATATGAAGAGTTCCCCAACTGCTTTTTCTTATTTGCCTATGGAGATAATGGACTAGTCTACAGTGGTGCGCTTTCAAAAATACTAAAAGATGTGATCATCAAAGGCACTCATTCATCGCTCAGTTTATATTTAAAGGAGCTCGAATAATTTGCCTTATGGGAATAAGTAGACCACAGAGCTCAGTTTTAAATTTAATATAATAAAATAACAAAATCAGGAAATCTACTATCGATTTCCTGATTTTCATTTCTAAAAACGCTCTAGTAAACAACGACAGGGTCATAGACTCTGAGATTATCATACACAGCTTTCATCACACTAGGAGAAACGTTGACACAGCCACCAGAACCTGCAGTAAGATATGCATTACTGGACCAGTTCGTACGCCAGCTCGCATCGTGGAAGCCTTGCCCACTGTTAGTAAAAGGTGCCCAGTAATCGACTTCAATTGAATAATCAGGATTGCCCACCGAACTACCTGAGAGTGTATAGGGTGAACGTTTGAAGAGGATATACCAAACTCCTGGCGATGTATCTTCACCAGTACTATGTTTGCCAGTGACGACATTGGTGGTTAATACTAATTTTCCTTCCCTATAAATCCAAATGCGTTGTTCTGCAATGGATACTTCAGCGTAAGTATCACCAATACCGTTATTATCAGTTATTTCATACCCATACCCTTCGTTGCTCCAGCCGTTTCCATAAGTATTTGAAGCAGAAATGGTTGTTTCTTCTTTTTTAAACGCTTGTAGAATCAGTTGTGACTCTTTTTCTACATCAAGTGCCCAACCATAGCCTTGCCCTTTCACCGAAATAACCGAGCCGGAATGAGTCTTAAAGGTAAAATCTTTTCCAAGTGTAGATTGTGATTCATTAATTTCAGCAATTTTTTTATCAATGGAGTGTTTGTCTATCAAGACCTTTAAATCCTCAGATAAGTGGGCGTCTTCTATAAGTTCACTAGCCTTTAATGAATGCACTTTATCCTGTACTTTATACTCAACGGTATGCTGTAAAAATGCTTGTAGCTTTTTCTCTTGGTTTAATACAACCTCACTGTCTTCCTTATTCGGCTGTAAATAGATAGGATTTAGATGGATTTCACTCGTATAATCCTGCTTGTCGTATTCAGTTAATAATTTGCTAACATCAAGTTGTTCGCCATCAACACTTTTTGACACGACAATTTTACCATTCTCTAGAGTGACCTTTGAATCTGTAGGAGCTTTTAGATTCAGATTCATTAAGTTGAGTGTTCGTTCTAGGTGATTTTTCAGTGTTTCACTTCGATATTGATCTTGCTTGCTTGGAGATAGCAAGTAACTTGTTTGCTCGGACGAGGGCCAAAATGTCCACTGACTTTTTAATAACTTTTTGACTTCTGGTAAATCATGTTCGGTAAATTCCATCTGTAGATCGTTTCCGTCTAAAATATGTTTCTCCCTAATATAGACATCATTTGTTAAAACAGATGTTTGCAATTTCTCTAGAGCCTGCATAGCAGTCATTCCATTGACCGCTATATTGTTAATCGTAACTTTCGCATTAAAATGAGTTGCCTGATAATAACTAATAGCTCCGATAATGAGAGCAGTAATTAATATAATAATTGCTGTGACATACTTCCAGTTTCTAAACCATTTAACTGATTTTTTGTGTGAATGTTTAATTTCTCCCATTGATTGTTCAACAGCGTATCCGATATATATCCCCCCATTATCCCCCTGAGAATTCTAATATTCCATTTATTACCTATATTGTAATTGTACTAGGGACAATTGTATATAATTTGTCGTAATTTGGAAGTTTTCGATTTTTTATTTTAAAAAGGTTTGTAAGAAATCATAGGAAGATGAGTGGAGTATAGAATAAGCGAAAAAAATCTATATAGACAGATGAAAAAATCCCCTTAATCGAATTAGGTATTAGCCTGTTCTCGAAAAGGGGAGTTATTAATACTAACTATTTATACTATGATTAAACACTCTTTTTTTCTGTCTTCGGATAGCTATAAGCTGTTTTAACTATTCGATCAAAGCTACCATATTTCTCTTGAACTATTAAAAGAGCTATTCCCCCGATAATACTCGGAACGGCAAATGCCATGAACGCATGTTGTGGTTCTAAGTTGGTCGCTAACAAAAGACCGATGATCAAAGGTGCCAAAATTGCTCCTATTCGACCAACCCCAACTGTTAAGCTAAGGCCTGTTGTACGAATTTCTTGTGGATAAAATTCAGATATATAAGGATTTATTAGGTTTTGGGTTCCACCTGTACATGCACCACCAAGTGCAATCAAGACATATAACAAAAGAATATTAGATGTAACACTTAGAGAGACAAAGCAAATTGCTCCTATTAAATACATAAATAAAAGAACTTTTCGATGACCCACCCGGTCTACTAAGTAACCACCTAATAAAGATCCAACGATTTGTCCTATTCCTAATACCAGGATAAATGATAAGCTTGATGTAATTCCATATCCGGAATTTTGCATGATTTTTGGAAGCCAGGTATTTAGGCCATAAATCATAAGTAAACAACTAAATACCATTGTCCAAAAAGCAAATGTACTAACCGCTCGATTGTTTAAAAATAGTTTTTTTGCAGGAAATCCTTTGGCACGTTCCTTCAAACTGACATACTCATAATCATCAGTTGCTTGATAGTTCCCCCTAGGGTCAATTTTGTTTAGAATACTAGAAACTTTTTCTCCTTGGTTGCGAAGTATATAATAAGATAACGATTCCGGAAATTGTTTAAGAAACAATGGAAGAGTAATTAGGGGGATAATCCCTAGCCAATATAAAAATCTCCATCCTAAACTTTCCATTAACAACATTCCGGTAAGTGAAGCTATAATCGCTCCTATTGAATAGCCACAATACATGGCTGCAACAATCATTGCTCGATTTTTTTTAGGAGAGTATTCTGTCATTACGGCAATAACAGCTGGCATTAATCCGCCCATTCCAAGAGCTGCGATGAATCGCATAATTGTAAAGATAGTGGCATTTGGTGCCAATCCAGCTAATAGAGAAAAAACACTAAATAAGAACATACAAATCGCTAATATCTTCTTTCGTCCAATAATATCAGAAAGCGATCCAAGTAAGAATGAACCTAACATCATCCCAACAAGCGTGTAGCTACCAATCGCACCTGCCTCAACCAGAGTTAATTGATATTCCTCCATCATTAGTGGTAACCCTATGCCATATAATGCAATATCAAAACCATCAAAGGCAATGGCAAAGAAACACCATAGAAAAACTAACAAATGAAACTTATTAAACTTACTTTCAGCAACAACCTGAGAAGCCTGCACAATACGCATACCATTCCTCCTCCTCCTACTTACTTTCTTAACTAGCAAATAAATCTAATGATTATGTTTTTAGTTGAATAGCAAATTGACGTAAAAGCAGGAGAGGAGGCTTCCGAAAAGCCATGCGATAGCCCGCGAGTGAATCGAGGGAATGGACTCTCCGACCTAGGGTTATTTATAGATTTGACTTTGTTATTTCCATACTTCCTCAGAAATTTCAACAACATGCTGAAGCTTTGCCCATTGCTGTTCTTCAGTCAATAAGTTACCTTCTTCTGTTGATGCAAACCCACATTGAGGGCTTAAACATAATTGATTTAAATCAACAAATTGTGACGCTTCCTCAATTCGCTTTTTAATAAGATCTTTGCTTTCAAGTTCACCGAATTTGGAAGTAATCAAGCCTAAAACAATGTTTAAATCTCCTCTATTTACAAAACGAAGCGGTTCAAAGCCACCAGAACGATCGTTGTCATATTCTAAGAAAAAACCATCGATATTTAAATGGCCAAATAATTGCTCTGCAACTGGTTCATACCCACCAGAAGAAATCCAAGTAGAGCGGAAATTTCCGCGGCAAATATGCATGGTTACTTTTAAATCAGCTGGTCGATCTGCTAGTGCTTTATTGAGCGTATGTAAATACATTTTGATTAAATAATCGGGATTTACTCCTTTTGCTCGAAGTTGTTCCTTTTGTTCTTCTGAGCATAAGTAAGCCCAAGAAGTATCATCAAGCTGCAGATAGCGACAACCCGCATCATAGAAAGCTTGTAGCGCTTTTTTGTATGTTTTGGCTAAATCTTCAAAGAATTCTTCCTCATCTTGATAGATTGACTTATCAATCTCTCCACGAAAATGAAGCATACTCGGACTAGGAATCGTGAATTTACCTATATGCTCTCCAGCTACTTGATGAAGATATTTATAATCTTCTAGCATAGGGTGAGTTCCAAAGTCTAACTTATTTGTTACTTTTATTGCACGAGATTTTGTTTGTTTTTGCTGAAATTGAATACCGCTTCCTGACCAGAAACCGTCTACACCAACTAAATTTTCTAGGAAATCAAAGTGCCACCAAGCTCTTCGAAATTCTCCATCTGTCACTGCTTTAAGACCAATTTCTTTCTGTTTAAGAACGATTCTTTCAATCTCTTCATCTTCAATTTGTCTTAAGTGAGCAGCTGAAATTTCTCCAGAGGCATTTTTTAAACGTGCATTTTTAATTCTATCTGACCGTAATAAACTACCAACCTGATCAGCACGAAATACAGTTAAACTTTTTTTAGAACTATTTACTATTTGCATTTGTAATTCTCCTTTTCATATTATTTTCTTTGTTGTTAGTATCCTATCATGATTAAAGTGCTATAGTGTAACTGATAAAAGGAATTAGCCGTTATAACTAAAAGCTATAACACTGTACATTAATACATCATTTTTTGTGAAATTGATTTTTACTCAGTGTGAATAAATCGGATACACTACAGAAGCTAAAGACAAAGGTGACGTAAAGTCCGTTAAAGGTAACCTGTATATTTAATTTATAGGTTAATATCTAGGAATATTTGAATCTTCGTTTTTATTGAATTCTTCTGGAGTTAGGGGTAGAATAACGAATAAAAATTTAAAAGGAAAGAATAGGAGGGACTCAAAATGAAGTTGCACCAATTAAGATATTTTATTGAAGTGGTAATGTGTGGCTCTATTAATGAGGCCGCCCGCAGATTATATATCTCCCAACCTACTTTATCAAAAGCTATAAAAGAGCTTGAAAAGGAATTGGGTATCACTATTTTTACTCGTACATCAACAGGTATCACATTATCTTCAGATGGAGCTGAATTTCTTGGATACGCACGGCAGGTAGTTGAGCAAGCAGATCTATTAGAACGCCGCTATTTTAATACAACTCCTTCTCAGCAACTTTTTTCAATTTCAACACAGCATTATGCATTTGCTGTAAATGCATTTGTCGAGATGATAAAAAAGTATGGGGAAGATAAATATCAGTTTACAATGAGGGAAACAAGGACCTATGAAATTATTGAAGATGTCAAGAATCTACGTAGTGAGATTGGTATTTTATATATAAGCTCCTTTAACCAAAAAGTCATGTTGCAGCTGTTAAAAGAGCAAGGATTAGACTTTCATGTGCTATTTACAGCAAAGCCTCATATTTTTGTAAGTTCTCAGAATCCACTTGCGAAAAAGTCATCTGTTTCTTTAGAAGATTTAGAGGATTATCCACGCCTTAATTTCGAACAGGGAGAGTTTAACTCGTTTTACTATTCGGAAGAAATTTTTAGTACCATTCCCAGTAAAAAAAGTATTCAAGTGAGTGATCGCGCAACATTATTTAACCTATTGATTGGATTGAACGGTTATACGATTTCGACTGGAATCTTAAGTTCGGATTTGAATGGCTCAGATATCATACCCGTTCCACTTGAAGAAGGGGAAATCATTACAGTGGGTTGGGTCGTACATAAAAAAACACAGTTGAGTCGAATGGCGAAATTATATTTGGATGAGCTGAAAGCACTTATTGATGTGTATCTTTCCGAAATAGATTAGTAAGTTATGCAGTGAAGAAAAAGCAAAAGTATAGTACATCAAAATTGATATTAAACCAATAGAAGTGTCACTATTTCTTCTTGCCTTAATCTAACCTGTTTCAGCGTAAAATTATGATAAAACGCCCCTGTCCAATTGGATAAGGGGTTTTTTGTTTATTAATATAATTTGGCTTAACCACTAACAAATTATACGTATAAATTAGTTTAATAAGTGTCGTTTAATTGGTACGTACTAATTATGTTGAGTTTTGTAGAAGTTTAAAATGATAAGAATATATATTGAGAATATAAAAGTTTTATAGTATTGTTAATTTAATAGCAACTTATTTAATGAGTTGTTAAGTGAATTACAAACTTGTAAGTACGTGTTAAAAAATGGAGGGATGTGTAGGAGATAACCTTGATATTGTGTGCTAAAAATCTTTGGTTCAAACATCTAAATAATAGATGTATAGAAACCTCGGGTGAGAAGAAATGATTGCGCTATCATAATACACTTTTAAAAGGAGAAGGTTAAATGAATAAAAGTTCCTTATTAAGATGTACACTTGTATTCTTCATGTTAATGTCACTCTTACCTAGTAACACACTTGGTTCTGAACAAACTGGTGAAGCTGAAGCTCTCACTTTTGAAAACGCTTCAGTGCATGACCCGTCAATTATTAAAGATCATAAGACTGGGAATTACTATGTATTTGGTTCACACATTGCTGCAGCTAAATCAACAGATTTGATTAACTGGCAAAATTTCACTAATGGTTATTCTACACCGAACAATACTTTATATGGGGATTTATCTTCAAATCTAGCAGGTTCTTTTGAATGGGCTGGTGAAGATGATTCAGACAGTACTGGTGGCTATGCTGTATGGGCTCCTGATATTTTCTGGAACAAGGATTATCTGAACGAAGATGGAACAAAGGGTGCTTACATGATGTACTATAGTGTTTCATCTACATATATTCGTTCTGCAATTGGTATTGCGGTTTCAAAGGACATTGAAGGTCCATTTGAATATGTTGATACAATTATATACTCAGGCTTCACAAACGTAGAGGCTTATGATCGTAATAGTACTGTAAATAAGCACTGGAGTAATACAAATATATCTGATCTTATTGACGAAGGTGTCATTAAAGAGGTTAATCCGGAATGGTTTACTTCATCTGGTGCATTTAATAATAAGCTTTATACAAATGCGATTGATGCAAATATCCTCTATGACGAAAATGGTAAGCTTTGGATGACTTACGGTTCTTGGTCTGGTGGTACATTTATTTTAGAATTGGATAAAGCAACTGGACAACCAATGTACCCTGGTGAAGATGGTCAAACAGAAGACGGAAGAATGATTGACCGATATTTTGGTACGAAAATTGCTTCTGGATATGGAAGGTCTGCTGAGGGTACTTATGCAGTCTATGATAAAGAAGCCGGTTACTACTATTTATATATTACCTACGGTGGGTTAGCGTCTGACGGCGGTTATCAAATGAGACAATTCAGATCGGAAAACATTGAAGGTCCTTATGTGGATGCAGAAGGAAATGATGCTGTTTTTCCTGAGTCATTTGATCTTGGGGTAGGTAACTTCCCAGGAAATGATGATCATAAAGATATTGGTAACAAAATGATCGGAAACTTTTTATTTAAAAGAGATCTTGGTGAGCCAGGTACTGGAATAGGAACTGGTTATAAATCTCCGGGACATAATTCATATTTTATAGATTCAGAAGCTGGTAAAGAGTTTTTTGTTACACATACTCGTTTTCCTGGACAAGGTGAGATGCATGAAGTACGTGTACATCAAGCCTTTAAGAACAGTGAAAAATGGCCGGTGCCAACTCCATATCGCTATGCTGGTGAGACGATAGAGACTGTTTCAGAAGCAAATGTTCTTGGAGATTATAAATTCATTAATCATGGCAAAGAAATTACGGGTGATCTAACTGAATCAACATGGGTTAAATTAAATGCTGATCAAACAATCTCGGGATCTGTAACGGGAACATGGAAGCTTTACGATAATAATAGAGCCGAATTAACAATTGATAATGAGGGCACGTATGATGGTGTATTTATTAGTCAATATGACCCTACTTCTGAGAGTTGGGTTATGACTTTTAGTGCAATGTCAAATGAGGGAATTGTTATCTGGGGTAGTCATGTGGACGCAACATCAGATGAAGAATTAGTACAGGCTATTAAACAAGAATTAAGTACTATTTTCCCATCTAATGTGATAAGTAATTTAACACTACCAACAGAAGCAACGAGAGGAACTGTGATTTCATGGGAGTCTTCTAACCCTGAGGTAGTATCTACTGAAGGAGTTGTTACAAGACCAAGCTTCGGATCTGAAGATGCTGTTGTTGATTTAACAGCAACGATTACGTTAGGTGACGTAACAGAAACTCTATCGATTACAGTGACAGTGCTAGCTGAAGAAGAAGGCGGACTATCAGCTTTTTATGACTTCAGTAACGGATTTAAAAATCGTTCTGGGAATAAAGCTGATGCGACAGTCACTGGAGATCGAATTAATAATCAAGGTGGAGAGATTACTCTTGTAGATGGTGTAGTCGGACAAGCGGCCAAGTTTGATGGAAAGTCAGGTTTGCGTTTAGCTGATGGATTAATTACTGGTGATACTTACTCTGTATCATTATGGTTGAAACCAGAGGCAATTACGGAATTTACAACATCATTTTTTGGAGCGGAAACTGAAAACAACTGGATTAGCTTTGTACCAAAGACATCATGGGGCAATACGATGGTTTGGTCTCATAATGGAGAACAATGGTATGATGCTGTCACAGACACAACAATTCCAGTTGGCGAGTGGTCACATGTAACATTAACTGCTGATAAAGGTAATGTGGTGTTTTACATCAATGGTGAGGCAAAGTATACGGGAAGTAATTTTCCAGACGTATTTACTTCAATAGATGCAGTCTTTGGTTTAGGTGTTAACTACTGGGATGTTCCTTTCCAAGGATTAATGGATGAGGTTCGTGTGTATGATGGAATTTCTTTACCAGAAGTTGAAGTGCAGTCACTTTATCAAAATCCAGATGGATTAACAGCAAATTATGACTTTGAGGAAAATCTTGCAGATGTAACAGAAAATAATACTGATGGAACAATTACTGGGAATTTTATTGATAATACTGGTGGTAGCATTTCATATGCAGAAGGAATTACTGGTAAAGCTGCTGTCTTTAACGGTACGTCTGGAGTTCGTTTACCAGATGGCTTAATCTCAAGCAATTCTTATTCTGTATCACTATGGCTAAAGCCAGAGGAATTAACACAATATACTACAACATTCTTTGGTGGAAGAACCAATAATAATTGGCTAAGCCTAGTTCCATTTGGCCCAGGTGCAGGCGAAACAATGGTGTGGTCAGGAAGTGATCCTTGGTATGACGCTACTACGGGTACGCAAATACCAACGAATGAGTGGACTCATCTAACATTTACTGTGGACAATGG
Encoded here:
- a CDS encoding 5-methyltetrahydropteroyltriglutamate--homocysteine S-methyltransferase; this translates as MQIVNSSKKSLTVFRADQVGSLLRSDRIKNARLKNASGEISAAHLRQIEDEEIERIVLKQKEIGLKAVTDGEFRRAWWHFDFLENLVGVDGFWSGSGIQFQQKQTKSRAIKVTNKLDFGTHPMLEDYKYLHQVAGEHIGKFTIPSPSMLHFRGEIDKSIYQDEEEFFEDLAKTYKKALQAFYDAGCRYLQLDDTSWAYLCSEEQKEQLRAKGVNPDYLIKMYLHTLNKALADRPADLKVTMHICRGNFRSTWISSGGYEPVAEQLFGHLNIDGFFLEYDNDRSGGFEPLRFVNRGDLNIVLGLITSKFGELESKDLIKKRIEEASQFVDLNQLCLSPQCGFASTEEGNLLTEEQQWAKLQHVVEISEEVWK
- a CDS encoding LysR family transcriptional regulator — its product is MKLHQLRYFIEVVMCGSINEAARRLYISQPTLSKAIKELEKELGITIFTRTSTGITLSSDGAEFLGYARQVVEQADLLERRYFNTTPSQQLFSISTQHYAFAVNAFVEMIKKYGEDKYQFTMRETRTYEIIEDVKNLRSEIGILYISSFNQKVMLQLLKEQGLDFHVLFTAKPHIFVSSQNPLAKKSSVSLEDLEDYPRLNFEQGEFNSFYYSEEIFSTIPSKKSIQVSDRATLFNLLIGLNGYTISTGILSSDLNGSDIIPVPLEEGEIITVGWVVHKKTQLSRMAKLYLDELKALIDVYLSEID
- a CDS encoding L,D-transpeptidase family protein, whose product is MGEIKHSHKKSVKWFRNWKYVTAIIILITALIIGAISYYQATHFNAKVTINNIAVNGMTAMQALEKLQTSVLTNDVYIREKHILDGNDLQMEFTEHDLPEVKKLLKSQWTFWPSSEQTSYLLSPSKQDQYRSETLKNHLERTLNLMNLNLKAPTDSKVTLENGKIVVSKSVDGEQLDVSKLLTEYDKQDYTSEIHLNPIYLQPNKEDSEVVLNQEKKLQAFLQHTVEYKVQDKVHSLKASELIEDAHLSEDLKVLIDKHSIDKKIAEINESQSTLGKDFTFKTHSGSVISVKGQGYGWALDVEKESQLILQAFKKEETTISASNTYGNGWSNEGYGYEITDNNGIGDTYAEVSIAEQRIWIYREGKLVLTTNVVTGKHSTGEDTSPGVWYILFKRSPYTLSGSSVGNPDYSIEVDYWAPFTNSGQGFHDASWRTNWSSNAYLTAGSGGCVNVSPSVMKAVYDNLRVYDPVVVY
- a CDS encoding NAD(P)/FAD-dependent oxidoreductase, which codes for MDLQSGKFYWPTTFPNKPTYPMLEEDIKCDVLIIGGGSSGAQCAHYLSEADLDVVVVDKRQIGEGSTSTNTALLQYLGDKMLFELVNSFGEDKAILHTKLCEEAINDIEKQSMSMEIDSEFTRRDSLYFASDKHGVEKLKKEHHYLEKHGFKVDLLSEIQISERYPFRKELALYTYDDGELNPFKYNHGLLKEAHKKGVSIYEQTNITGKKLEKDKATFYTENGHSIEAGQVIIAAGYEGLEFKKEKNALITSAYSVVTNPVTEFTDWYKQTLIWETARPYMYMRTTKDNRIIIGGLDDNTTYPEDRDSKIIHKKDKLIEEFNKFFPNIQVHPEYYLGAFYGGTHDGLPLIGKYEEFPNCFFLFAYGDNGLVYSGALSKILKDVIIKGTHSSLSLYLKELE
- a CDS encoding Gfo/Idh/MocA family protein translates to MKLDKVRWGMIGCGDVTEVKRGPAFQKVKNSELVAVMRRTGELARDYAERHNVPKWYDDADALINDPDVDAVYIATPPGSHKEYTIKVAKAGKPVYVEKPMALNWAECNEMIAACKAAHVPLYEAYYRRAQPRFVKIKELLESKVIGDIRFVSTTQYQKATEEFKNLKNLPWRVQPELSGGGLFFDLASHTLDILDYLLGPIKETKGFASNQAGYYHAEDIVTGIYQFESGIHGFGNWCFSAFEDRDVNQIVGSKGSITFSTFGDDPIVLTTANGKEQWNFVRPHHVHQPLVETIVSDLTGDSNNSCPSTGVTGARTNRIMEELVKG
- a CDS encoding MFS transporter — encoded protein: MRIVQASQVVAESKFNKFHLLVFLWCFFAIAFDGFDIALYGIGLPLMMEEYQLTLVEAGAIGSYTLVGMMLGSFLLGSLSDIIGRKKILAICMFLFSVFSLLAGLAPNATIFTIMRFIAALGMGGLMPAVIAVMTEYSPKKNRAMIVAAMYCGYSIGAIIASLTGMLLMESLGWRFLYWLGIIPLITLPLFLKQFPESLSYYILRNQGEKVSSILNKIDPRGNYQATDDYEYVSLKERAKGFPAKKLFLNNRAVSTFAFWTMVFSCLLMIYGLNTWLPKIMQNSGYGITSSLSFILVLGIGQIVGSLLGGYLVDRVGHRKVLLFMYLIGAICFVSLSVTSNILLLYVLIALGGACTGGTQNLINPYISEFYPQEIRTTGLSLTVGVGRIGAILAPLIIGLLLATNLEPQHAFMAFAVPSIIGGIALLIVQEKYGSFDRIVKTAYSYPKTEKKSV